The Thermomicrobiales bacterium genome includes a window with the following:
- a CDS encoding DUF488 domain-containing protein, translating to MEIYTIGFTQKTAEQFFGLLKSHEIERLVDIRLNPGGQLSGFAKQADLVYFLRELCAASYVHEPLLTPTKELLKGYRDRRYSWPDYERIFDQIMVDRKIADLLDRTQFEQRSVLLCSEATADQCHRRLVAEHLVRAWPGTSVTHL from the coding sequence GTGGAGATCTACACTATCGGTTTTACCCAGAAGACGGCCGAGCAATTCTTCGGACTCCTGAAGTCTCATGAGATTGAACGGCTCGTTGACATCAGATTGAATCCTGGCGGCCAGCTTTCCGGTTTCGCAAAGCAGGCTGACCTGGTGTACTTCCTGCGCGAATTGTGTGCGGCGAGCTACGTACACGAGCCATTGCTCACACCGACGAAGGAACTCCTGAAGGGGTATCGAGACCGGCGCTATAGCTGGCCAGACTACGAACGTATATTTGACCAGATCATGGTCGACCGCAAGATTGCGGACCTGCTCGATCGCACGCAGTTTGAACAGCGATCAGTGCTGCTTTGTAGCGAGGCGACAGCTGACCAGTGCCACCGTCGCCTTGTAGCGGAGCATTTGGTGCGTGCCTGGCCTGGCACCTCAGTGACGCATCTGTGA
- a CDS encoding CoA transferase produces the protein MENQGPLTGIRVVDLTRVMSGPYCSMMLADMGADVIKIEAPGKGDDTRAWGPPWVDGPDGARESAYYLSVNRNKRSIVLDLKSDLGREALWRLIDQGDVLVENFSPGTIGRLGFSAEKVLERRPEMIFCSISGFGQTGPASGRTAYDLIVQGMSGMMSVTGPPGQPTKFGVPIADIASGMFASYAIASALYRRERTGKGQVIDTSMLGGQIALLSYQAAIYFATGGTPPSTWNAHPIVAPYETFPTSDGFVNIAVGNDGLWKRFTDAMGMAEAAADPRFQDNSGRITNLPALREVITARFASVSTADVVATLDAAGVPCGPIYSVDETFADPHVQEVGLERRIEHPTLGEISVTGFPYRLSESDATLRTPPPLHGQHTAEVLSELGFSEEEMRAAT, from the coding sequence GTGGAGAACCAGGGGCCGTTGACCGGCATCCGTGTCGTTGATCTGACGCGCGTCATGTCCGGACCGTACTGCTCGATGATGCTAGCCGATATGGGCGCGGACGTCATCAAGATCGAAGCGCCCGGCAAGGGCGACGACACCCGCGCCTGGGGCCCGCCCTGGGTCGATGGTCCGGACGGCGCGCGAGAGTCTGCCTATTACCTGTCGGTCAACCGCAACAAGCGCTCGATCGTCCTCGATCTGAAGAGCGACCTCGGCCGCGAGGCGCTCTGGCGATTGATCGATCAGGGCGATGTGCTGGTCGAGAATTTCTCGCCGGGCACGATCGGCCGTCTCGGCTTCAGCGCTGAGAAGGTGCTCGAACGCCGCCCGGAGATGATCTTCTGCTCGATCTCCGGCTTCGGTCAGACCGGCCCGGCCAGCGGGCGCACCGCCTACGACCTGATCGTCCAGGGCATGAGCGGGATGATGAGCGTCACCGGCCCTCCGGGGCAGCCGACCAAGTTCGGCGTGCCGATCGCCGACATCGCCAGTGGGATGTTCGCGTCGTATGCCATCGCGTCGGCGCTATACCGCCGCGAGCGGACTGGCAAGGGCCAGGTCATCGACACCTCGATGCTCGGCGGCCAGATCGCGCTGCTGTCGTATCAGGCGGCGATCTACTTCGCGACCGGCGGGACACCGCCCAGCACCTGGAATGCGCACCCGATCGTCGCGCCGTACGAGACGTTCCCCACCAGTGATGGGTTCGTCAACATCGCCGTTGGCAACGATGGACTCTGGAAGCGCTTCACCGACGCGATGGGTATGGCCGAAGCTGCCGCCGACCCGCGCTTCCAGGACAACTCCGGCCGCATCACGAACCTGCCGGCGCTCCGCGAGGTCATCACCGCCCGCTTCGCCAGCGTCTCGACCGCCGATGTGGTCGCCACGCTCGACGCCGCCGGTGTGCCCTGCGGACCAATCTACTCCGTCGATGAGACGTTCGCCGACCCGCACGTCCAGGAAGTCGGGCTGGAGCGCAGAATCGAACACCCGACGCTCGGCGAAATCTCCGTCACCGGCTTCCCGTATCGTCTTTCTGAGTCCGACGCCACCTTGCGCACCCCGCCCCCGCTGCACGGCCAACACACGGCTGAGGTGTTGAGTGAGCTTGGGTTTAGCGAGGAGGAGATGCGTGCGGCAACGTGA